In Nissabacter sp. SGAir0207, the genomic stretch GCAGACCCTGCTGATCTTCCTGATTGACGCCAACGGGCTGGCGATGCTCGGCGTGGTCGGCAAGTTCCTCTGCGACACTCTGCTGCTGGTGCTGTTCTCGATGCTGCTCTACCGCTGGCTGCTGGCTGGCGCGGGCGTGAATTTGCACCGCGTGCTGCTGGTTGGGCTGGTGTGCGGCACCCTGTTCCGTAGCCTCTCTGGCCTGCTGCAACGGCTGCTGTCACCGGGGGAGTTCGCCATCCTACAGGGGCGGATCTTCGCCACCTTCACCCGCGCCGCGCCGGAGCTGATCGCCCTCTCGGCGGTGGCCTGTGCGCTGGTGGCGGTTGCCATCTGGCGGATGCGCCACTGTCTGGATGTCATGGCGCTCGGGCGCGACACCGCCATTAACCTTGGCGTCAACTACTCGCGGCACGTGATGTGGGTGCTGCTGCTGGTATCGCTGCTGGTAGCCATCTCCACCGCGCTGGTGGGGCCGCTGACCTTCCTCGGCCTGCTGGTCGCCAATTTGGCCTACCCGCTGGTGGCGTCGCACCAGCACCGCTACCTGTTGCCGGGCGTG encodes the following:
- a CDS encoding iron chelate uptake ABC transporter family permease subunit — translated: MQADYGNAHVARPARAPLSAPGKRLLVMAGLALLAAALFMTWGIGGNLAYVLSYRGQILATMALVAFASGVATLLFQTVTSNRILTPSIMGLEALFVLMQTLLIFLIDANGLAMLGVVGKFLCDTLLLVLFSMLLYRWLLAGAGVNLHRVLLVGLVCGTLFRSLSGLLQRLLSPGEFAILQGRIFATFTRAAPELIALSAVACALVAVAIWRMRHCLDVMALGRDTAINLGVNYSRHVMWVLLLVSLLVAISTALVGPLTFLGLLVANLAYPLVASHQHRYLLPGVFLIGVITLVGGQFILERLLDMSGSLSVVIEFVGGGLFIFLLIKKAAV